In the genome of bacterium, one region contains:
- a CDS encoding thioredoxin family protein has product MSRDTSLTRGHCQTGRPQGNAGTFLLHIRQKLSAIFFVLAWLFLPLVVFAEESAIFDNFEDHNLRSEVGWTWDYFAKGDAPTIGLMVDLDDQGSGYLMSRGTLPDDGTGFTVGGIFCAPADRETNPVEPIDFSSFDALAFRAASDRPAYYNVRIEQKEQGYNSTNVAFPVTEEMQDFLIPLSEFKSGTSQSTAMAFTCLVDEPGAIFHLKLDDIRFVRGMLQGTHRAGLEARADWAATPKIGWQNARFHNKPMLFYFSSRFALPCQLFEERLIENQEFPELAREFVLARVDVNQYQSLVRRYNVWRVPSFIVLEPASGRMTSLYSGARTAELALEMRNYLKNRPEKDMVAQDVAPSQRYHIVHIDDFTDRNDINEVGGHWGTYAMGDRGDIDRRIVDLGGGNLALQVAGVYPGKPGDPTYGGVYCDLAPDRGTSRDLSKFRWISFICRSSESDVFQIHLEDGNGAQAKPQQFHASADPARVTIPLASFGDIAGRATTIVWSEPNPMPGRKFELVLDDVMVIR; this is encoded by the coding sequence ATGTCGCGCGACACCTCTCTCACTCGCGGCCATTGCCAGACTGGCAGACCACAAGGCAATGCCGGCACATTCCTTCTCCACATTCGTCAGAAACTGTCCGCCATTTTCTTCGTGCTCGCGTGGCTCTTTCTCCCTCTGGTCGTGTTCGCGGAAGAATCGGCGATTTTCGATAACTTCGAGGACCACAATCTCAGGTCCGAGGTCGGGTGGACTTGGGACTACTTCGCAAAGGGCGACGCGCCCACGATTGGCCTGATGGTCGATCTGGACGATCAGGGAAGCGGATACCTGATGTCGCGCGGGACGCTGCCGGACGATGGGACCGGGTTCACGGTGGGGGGGATTTTCTGTGCGCCGGCGGATCGCGAAACGAATCCTGTGGAGCCCATCGACTTCTCGTCGTTCGATGCTCTGGCATTTCGGGCCGCGAGCGATCGGCCTGCTTACTACAATGTTCGCATCGAGCAGAAGGAGCAGGGGTATAACTCGACGAATGTGGCGTTTCCCGTGACGGAGGAGATGCAGGACTTTCTGATTCCGCTCTCGGAGTTCAAGTCCGGCACCTCGCAATCGACGGCCATGGCGTTTACGTGCCTGGTGGATGAACCGGGCGCGATCTTCCATTTGAAACTGGACGACATCCGATTTGTTCGCGGCATGCTGCAGGGCACGCACCGTGCGGGTTTGGAGGCGCGCGCCGATTGGGCAGCGACGCCGAAGATCGGTTGGCAAAATGCGCGATTCCACAACAAGCCGATGTTGTTTTACTTCTCAAGTCGCTTCGCGTTGCCATGTCAGCTCTTCGAAGAACGCCTGATAGAGAATCAGGAGTTTCCGGAACTGGCGCGCGAGTTCGTTCTGGCTCGAGTGGATGTGAACCAGTATCAGAGTCTTGTTCGGCGTTACAATGTGTGGAGGGTTCCCTCATTTATCGTTCTGGAACCGGCGAGCGGGCGAATGACTTCGCTATACTCCGGTGCGCGCACCGCTGAACTCGCGCTCGAGATGCGCAATTATCTGAAGAATCGCCCGGAGAAAGACATGGTTGCGCAGGATGTAGCTCCCTCGCAGCGCTACCATATTGTTCACATCGACGATTTTACAGACCGCAACGACATCAACGAGGTTGGCGGCCATTGGGGGACTTATGCCATGGGCGACCGTGGAGATATCGATCGACGCATTGTCGACCTGGGCGGCGGGAATCTCGCCTTGCAAGTGGCAGGAGTCTATCCGGGCAAGCCAGGCGATCCGACGTACGGCGGAGTGTATTGCGATCTTGCTCCGGACAGGGGGACGTCGCGCGATCTTTCGAAGTTCCGTTGGATCTCATTCATCTGCCGGTCCAGCGAGTCGGATGTGTTCCAGATTCACCTGGAGGACGGGAACGGCGCGCAGGCGAAGCCACAGCAGTTTCACGCCTCGGCGGATCCGGCACGCGTGACGATCCCGCTGGCCTCATTCGGCGACATCGCTGGACGGGCAACCACCATTGTCTGGTCGGAGCCGAATCCAATGCCAGGCCGGAAATTCGAACTGGTTTTGGACGATGTGATGGTCATTCGCTGA
- a CDS encoding LacI family transcriptional regulator, which translates to MAKTKGTKSRAGKRTLGQSNSVSADEVARLAGVSVMTVSRALRGTAGVSPKTRDRIVQIATEIGYQPSQAARSLRTGKIETIGFLIWSHDALRGTYHSDSLAGIDHVVSDQGYNVLLTVPPKHVRTADYARRLVHERRVGSLVLQGARLSPQDLKELEAVEAPKVFINYTGKLSARKHRASCIGFDNADGLEQAVRHLVALGHERIAYIGGTPGDRDAIEREAGYRSAMKKLKLRVNEDWVRPGHFSHALDAGQSQGDYLIAEGGAGPTAIVCASDEIAYGVLSSARRAGLELPRQLSVVGFDDDVASGYVIPPLTTLAHSGWELGQRAGEELMRQITGDDPQEEVVILKTRLVVRSSTAAPGAR; encoded by the coding sequence ATGGCAAAGACCAAAGGCACGAAGTCTCGGGCGGGAAAGCGGACTTTGGGTCAGTCAAACAGCGTATCGGCCGACGAAGTCGCCCGCTTGGCGGGCGTTTCTGTGATGACGGTGAGTCGGGCATTGCGCGGAACCGCGGGGGTCTCTCCCAAGACGCGCGATCGCATCGTCCAGATCGCGACGGAAATCGGCTATCAGCCCAGCCAGGCGGCGCGCAGCCTTCGCACGGGGAAGATCGAGACGATCGGATTCCTGATCTGGAGTCACGATGCCCTGCGCGGAACGTACCATTCGGATTCTCTTGCCGGAATCGACCACGTCGTTAGCGACCAGGGGTACAATGTCTTGCTGACCGTTCCGCCGAAGCACGTCCGGACCGCCGATTACGCCAGACGTCTGGTTCATGAGCGACGCGTCGGCAGCCTTGTTCTGCAGGGCGCCCGCCTGTCACCGCAGGATCTGAAGGAGTTGGAGGCGGTCGAGGCGCCGAAAGTCTTCATCAACTACACCGGGAAGTTGTCGGCCAGGAAGCATCGGGCGAGCTGCATTGGATTCGATAATGCCGATGGCCTCGAGCAGGCTGTTCGCCACTTGGTGGCGCTGGGGCACGAACGCATCGCCTACATCGGCGGTACCCCCGGCGATCGCGATGCCATCGAGCGCGAGGCAGGCTACCGGTCCGCGATGAAAAAGCTGAAACTGCGTGTGAACGAGGACTGGGTCCGGCCGGGACACTTCTCACATGCCCTGGATGCCGGGCAGTCGCAAGGCGACTACTTGATCGCAGAGGGTGGCGCAGGACCGACGGCGATTGTGTGCGCATCGGACGAAATCGCATACGGCGTTCTTTCGAGTGCTCGGCGAGCGGGGCTGGAACTTCCGAGGCAGCTCTCCGTCGTTGGCTTCGACGACGACGTAGCAAGCGGATACGTGATTCCGCCGCTGACGACCTTGGCCCACAGCGGCTGGGAACTCGGGCAGCGGGCCGGCGAGGAGTTGATGCGTCAGATCACCGGCGACGATCCGCAGGAGGAAGTCGTCATCCTGAAGACGCGACTGGTCGTTCGAAGCTCAACCGCCGCGCCCGGCGCGCGCTGA
- a CDS encoding tyrosine-type recombinase/integrase: MAKTYHPKYYAEPVKGTGHTYINPKTGEKKTCKGVAWYLDFKNAEGKRERKKVHEGLCTCPPRHKGACPHERLAQEALAAVLNASGSIEDTLAEAAKDLSIANFANRHLHKVELGNKHCGRNKQNVRLSIDTFVEFCDRYGLEYLDEIKRAHIEDFRDELAARRKANGDPYKSRTTNRYLCDVRAMLYKALDQELIDKNPAASKGRNDDLFLPEDDSKPMTIFTKEELQILLSLDEEALKKHFTKNYRVVREMIIVFYRTGLRLGELTNLTFHQVRYNRIYIEPHDGWKPKWGIRRQVPMDETVAELIRVRREEFPSAKYVFETSSGTKFEEKNVRDDFKKLFDSLGIVGDTGEGVSTHCFRHTYATTCLNDDVPITTVSLWLGHRNIQMTMRYFHRIKALTDSQIKKVKFVG; the protein is encoded by the coding sequence ATGGCAAAGACCTACCACCCCAAGTACTACGCCGAGCCCGTAAAGGGTACCGGCCACACCTACATCAACCCGAAGACCGGCGAGAAGAAGACGTGCAAGGGCGTCGCATGGTATCTGGACTTCAAGAATGCCGAAGGAAAACGCGAGCGGAAGAAGGTGCATGAAGGGCTCTGCACCTGCCCGCCCCGCCACAAGGGAGCTTGCCCGCATGAGCGTCTTGCCCAGGAAGCCCTTGCCGCTGTGCTGAATGCCTCTGGCTCGATCGAGGATACCCTGGCCGAAGCCGCGAAGGACCTGTCGATCGCGAACTTTGCCAATCGTCACCTTCACAAGGTCGAGTTGGGGAACAAGCACTGTGGGCGCAACAAGCAGAACGTCCGTCTCTCCATCGACACATTTGTGGAATTCTGCGACCGGTATGGCCTTGAATACCTCGACGAAATCAAGCGTGCGCACATCGAAGACTTCCGCGACGAGTTGGCTGCTCGTCGGAAGGCCAACGGCGACCCTTACAAGAGTCGCACGACGAACCGTTACCTTTGTGATGTGCGGGCGATGCTTTACAAGGCGCTGGATCAGGAACTGATCGACAAGAATCCCGCAGCATCGAAGGGTAGGAATGATGATCTGTTCCTTCCGGAGGACGACTCGAAGCCCATGACCATCTTCACTAAGGAAGAACTCCAGATTCTCCTGTCACTGGATGAAGAAGCTCTGAAGAAGCACTTCACCAAGAACTACCGGGTCGTTCGGGAAATGATTATCGTCTTCTATCGCACCGGCCTTCGCCTGGGAGAGCTGACGAACCTCACCTTTCATCAGGTCCGGTACAACCGCATCTACATCGAGCCGCATGACGGCTGGAAGCCGAAGTGGGGCATTCGGCGTCAGGTGCCCATGGATGAGACGGTTGCGGAATTGATCCGCGTTCGTAGGGAAGAGTTTCCCAGCGCGAAGTACGTTTTTGAAACTTCCTCGGGCACCAAGTTCGAGGAGAAGAATGTCAGGGATGACTTCAAGAAGCTCTTCGACTCCTTGGGAATTGTCGGCGATACAGGGGAAGGCGTCAGCACGCACTGCTTCCGCCACACGTATGCGACGACCTGCCTGAACGATGACGTGCCCATCACCACTGTCTCCCTTTGGCTTGGGCATCGTAATATTCAGATGACGATGAGGTACTTCCACAGGATCAAGGCTCTGACGGATTCCCAGATCAAGAAGGTGAAGTTCGTCGGATAA
- a CDS encoding helix-turn-helix domain-containing protein, which produces MMDVVAAKAIAPSITRYLTMIASGPRIDPHKLYTRDELEELLPATLLRLIIPKTTSIDGLFSGRQVDNLVQGLYDEASCGEQRAHRTTSDEKSAYLTRSQVAEILKSSPKEVTKMVEAGKLQAIDLNQGMGKKKRALRFLREWVEDLEARQATSSEVQPKSKFRFAQNGFLRNK; this is translated from the coding sequence ATGATGGACGTGGTGGCCGCCAAGGCCATCGCACCTTCAATCACCAGGTACCTGACCATGATCGCCTCCGGTCCCAGAATCGACCCGCACAAGCTCTACACGAGGGACGAGTTGGAGGAGCTTCTTCCCGCCACTCTTCTGCGATTGATCATCCCAAAGACCACTTCCATCGATGGCCTCTTCTCTGGTCGGCAGGTGGACAATCTGGTCCAAGGTCTCTATGATGAGGCTTCCTGCGGGGAGCAAAGAGCGCACAGAACCACTTCAGATGAGAAGAGCGCTTATCTCACTCGCTCCCAAGTCGCTGAAATCTTGAAATCATCGCCAAAAGAAGTGACAAAGATGGTAGAGGCAGGGAAGCTACAGGCGATCGACCTCAATCAGGGAATGGGTAAGAAAAAGAGAGCGCTGCGATTTCTACGTGAGTGGGTTGAAGACCTGGAAGCCCGCCAGGCCACTTCCTCAGAAGTGCAGCCAAAGTCCAAGTTTCGCTTTGCCCAGAACGGCTTCCTCCGAAACAAGTAA
- a CDS encoding helix-turn-helix domain-containing protein: MEKSERWVSVEEITEHLGVSSDTVYRWISEKEMPCARVGRRWKFKVSEVDSWARSGKAADQDEGTEGSEEDSPRKGGAR, from the coding sequence GTGGAAAAAAGCGAACGCTGGGTCTCCGTGGAGGAGATTACCGAACACCTGGGTGTCTCGTCTGACACGGTTTATCGGTGGATATCCGAGAAGGAGATGCCCTGCGCCAGGGTCGGTAGAAGGTGGAAGTTCAAGGTTTCAGAAGTGGATTCTTGGGCAAGATCCGGCAAGGCCGCGGATCAAGACGAGGGTACGGAGGGAAGCGAAGAGGATTCACCTCGGAAGGGTGGGGCACGCTAA
- a CDS encoding DEAD/DEAH box helicase codes for MDVFNFRDQLIEDYSGYIQSFVRIKDARIQQAVEKSLADGDLWPDPLIQLNPGFEPGGTVDELASEGLLHSECRSIFRRKPTPNEDRGPITFHRHQVEGMRAARREESYVLTTGTGSGKSLAYITPIVDHVLRRGSGRGVQAIIVYPMNALANSQEQELRKFLHHGYPEGQPPVTFRRYTGQEKDDERRAILDNPPDIILTNYVMLELILTRPQESSIVEAAKGLRFLVLDELHTYRGRQGSDVSMLVRRLRDRCDAKDLLCVGTSATLAVGSSLKKSKEEVAKVASTLFGTTIKPGNVIGESLRRTTPERDFASASGRASLLSSATSWGSVTPAFTRESFCEDSLVCWIEDTFGLTKDTETGILIRSTPRSLDGEAGAGRQLAEITGCDVSMCRSAIQSAFIAGNTLLDEYDRPVFAFRLHQFVAKGESVYASLESTSSRYITVHPQKRVPIEGHENKLLLPLAFCRECGQDYYVVRRIEMDGGGFRYLEMQFNSALDDSDGEPGYLYLDEHGVWPDDDPEALADVVPEEWLEIKKGKRVIKYSRRKHLPRVIHVSPEGVEGQGDLRALWIPAPFKFCLSCKIAYNVRQKSDYGKLSTLGSEGRSTATTILALGAVSRLKIDQDLSDEAKKLLSFTDNRQDASLQAGHFNDFVLVSLIRAALLRALTIAGSAGIRHEDLTNSVYTALGLSPEFYAQNPTVRFAARDAVDRALREVIGYHLYRDLRRGWRVVAPNLEQCGLLRVEYQSLRQACEAEDIWQGTHQVLVSASPDERLLVCKTLLDFIRRSLAINVDYLKASYQERIQQQSSQNLIEPWSIDEGEKLEQARMVYARQGGNDDDGEAVINLSPRGGFGQYLRRTGLFTSGPIGKTEDTAAIISDLLKVLCDQAGILTRTPGNKHDGYQLSAGAILWCVGDGEEAFHDPIRVPQQPDEGLRTNEFFVRFYREATEHLIGLEAREHTAQVQADERIDRETRFRGGNLPILFCSPTMELGVDISDLNVVNMRNVPPTPANYAQRSGRAGRSGQPAFVYTYCATGSPHDSYYFKRATQMVAGAVAPPQLDVANEDLVRSHVQAIWLSESGLDLGKSLADVLDVTGDTPSLEILPSIRERLNSPIVRNKARQRAQRLLDSVAGQLEDADWYSPDWLERVLNAVPQQFENACQRWKGLYRAALDQMARQNKVRRDASRQQDWREAERLYNEAKQQLSLLVDTKNLAQSDFYSYRYFASEGFLPGYNFPRLPLSAYIPGRRGKKGREEFLSRPRFLAISEFGPRSFIYHEGSRYLVNRVILPVERSDDEGEVTLTRRAKVCETCGYIHPLGKEPGPEKCDRCGSHLGRCYDNLFRMQSVVGKRRDRINCDEEERFRLGYQIISGVRFAEYGGVRSRKMAEMRSPSGELLASIQYGQAATLWRMNVGWSRFKDSEKQKGFLLDTERGYWAKDSRVVEDDEDDPLTPKVQKVIPYVEDRRNCVLIEPTGDLGDAVIASLQAAMKSAVQQEYHLEDNELAAEGLPSVGQRRVILLYEAAEGGAGALRRLVEDRSALPRIAARALELCHFDPASGDDLKRAPNAKEDCAIACYDCLLSYYNQRDHELLDRHAIRDVLMKWQKSEMFLSSGELTRTQHLEALKRHCDSKLERDWLDLLEAHQLRLPSHAQHLIAECHTKPDFFYEDQSLAVYIDGPPHDFPERQSRDKDKQSALENHGFWVLRFHHQDDWRQKLAEHPEVFGKLEDRS; via the coding sequence ATGGATGTCTTCAACTTTCGCGACCAGCTCATCGAGGACTACAGCGGGTATATTCAGTCCTTTGTCCGGATCAAGGACGCCAGGATTCAGCAAGCCGTAGAGAAGAGCCTCGCGGATGGGGACCTCTGGCCCGACCCGCTGATCCAACTCAATCCTGGTTTCGAGCCGGGTGGAACTGTTGACGAGCTTGCCTCAGAGGGGCTGCTGCATTCCGAGTGCCGATCAATTTTCCGCCGCAAACCCACACCCAATGAGGATCGTGGCCCGATCACCTTCCACCGTCACCAAGTCGAAGGTATGCGAGCTGCGCGGCGCGAGGAGAGCTACGTCCTAACCACAGGCACGGGCTCAGGCAAGAGCCTGGCTTACATCACACCCATCGTGGACCATGTTCTTCGTCGTGGGAGTGGGCGTGGGGTACAGGCCATCATCGTTTACCCTATGAATGCCTTGGCAAACTCCCAGGAGCAGGAGCTGAGGAAGTTCCTCCACCACGGATACCCTGAGGGTCAACCGCCCGTGACTTTCAGGCGCTACACCGGCCAGGAGAAGGACGACGAACGACGAGCCATCCTGGACAACCCGCCAGACATCATCCTCACCAACTACGTAATGCTGGAGCTGATCCTGACGCGTCCCCAGGAGTCATCCATCGTCGAAGCGGCCAAGGGGCTGAGGTTTCTCGTTCTTGATGAACTCCACACATATCGAGGAAGACAAGGGTCCGACGTTTCCATGCTCGTGCGGAGGCTTCGAGATCGATGTGACGCCAAGGATCTCCTGTGTGTTGGAACATCTGCCACATTGGCAGTAGGCTCTTCTCTAAAGAAAAGTAAGGAGGAGGTGGCAAAGGTCGCTTCGACGCTCTTTGGCACGACCATCAAGCCGGGGAACGTCATTGGTGAGTCGCTCCGCAGGACCACACCAGAGCGCGACTTTGCCTCTGCGTCTGGGCGTGCCTCTCTTCTCTCCTCAGCTACTTCATGGGGTTCTGTCACACCTGCCTTCACAAGAGAGAGCTTCTGCGAAGACTCACTGGTTTGCTGGATCGAAGACACTTTCGGTCTGACCAAAGATACCGAGACCGGCATCTTGATCAGATCCACCCCACGGTCGCTCGATGGCGAGGCAGGAGCAGGAAGACAACTGGCTGAAATCACCGGCTGCGATGTTTCAATGTGCCGCTCAGCCATTCAGAGTGCTTTCATTGCCGGGAATACACTCCTGGATGAGTATGACCGACCCGTCTTCGCCTTTCGACTTCACCAGTTCGTCGCGAAGGGCGAGAGTGTCTATGCATCGCTTGAATCGACAAGCTCACGGTACATCACTGTCCACCCCCAGAAGCGAGTACCCATCGAAGGGCATGAGAACAAGCTCCTGCTGCCGCTGGCATTCTGTCGCGAATGTGGTCAGGACTACTACGTTGTGCGCCGCATCGAGATGGATGGAGGTGGTTTTCGCTACCTGGAGATGCAGTTCAACTCGGCTCTCGATGACAGCGACGGTGAGCCAGGGTACCTCTATCTCGATGAGCATGGAGTATGGCCCGACGATGATCCAGAGGCACTTGCCGACGTGGTTCCCGAAGAGTGGCTCGAGATCAAGAAGGGGAAGCGGGTCATCAAGTACAGCCGGAGGAAGCACCTTCCGAGAGTTATCCACGTGTCGCCGGAGGGGGTCGAAGGCCAAGGGGATCTTCGAGCCCTCTGGATTCCCGCACCGTTCAAGTTCTGCCTGAGCTGTAAGATTGCCTACAACGTTCGGCAGAAGTCCGACTACGGCAAGCTCTCCACTCTCGGTTCGGAAGGCCGGTCAACGGCGACGACCATTCTGGCCCTCGGTGCCGTCAGCCGCTTGAAGATCGACCAGGACCTCTCAGATGAGGCCAAGAAGCTCCTCAGCTTCACCGACAACCGCCAGGATGCTTCTCTCCAGGCAGGGCACTTCAACGACTTTGTGCTGGTGTCCCTGATCCGTGCAGCACTGCTGAGAGCCCTCACGATCGCTGGATCGGCGGGCATTCGCCATGAGGATCTTACGAACTCTGTCTATACGGCGCTCGGCCTCTCGCCGGAGTTCTACGCGCAGAACCCAACAGTCCGATTTGCGGCACGTGACGCCGTCGACCGGGCGCTCCGCGAGGTCATTGGGTATCACCTGTACAGAGACCTGCGCAGGGGATGGCGTGTGGTCGCTCCGAATCTGGAGCAATGCGGTCTGTTGCGCGTTGAGTATCAGAGCCTACGGCAAGCCTGCGAAGCCGAAGACATCTGGCAAGGAACTCATCAAGTGCTAGTCTCGGCATCGCCCGATGAGCGTCTCCTCGTTTGCAAGACATTGTTGGACTTCATTCGCCGCAGTCTCGCGATCAATGTGGACTACCTGAAGGCCTCTTACCAGGAGCGAATCCAGCAACAGAGCAGCCAAAACCTCATCGAACCCTGGTCCATTGATGAAGGCGAGAAGCTCGAACAGGCCCGGATGGTATACGCCCGACAGGGTGGCAATGACGATGATGGCGAGGCTGTAATCAATCTGTCTCCCCGCGGTGGGTTTGGTCAGTACCTTCGGCGCACAGGGCTCTTTACCTCAGGTCCGATCGGCAAAACAGAGGACACCGCTGCGATCATCTCGGACTTGCTGAAGGTCCTTTGTGACCAGGCAGGAATTCTCACACGTACGCCAGGTAACAAACACGATGGCTACCAGCTCTCTGCTGGGGCGATTCTCTGGTGTGTGGGTGATGGAGAAGAGGCTTTCCATGATCCGATCCGCGTTCCTCAACAGCCAGACGAAGGACTTCGCACCAACGAGTTTTTCGTCCGATTCTACCGAGAAGCAACCGAGCACCTCATCGGATTGGAAGCGCGAGAGCATACTGCCCAAGTGCAAGCGGATGAGAGGATTGATCGAGAGACACGGTTCCGGGGTGGCAATCTGCCGATCCTCTTCTGCTCACCTACCATGGAGCTGGGTGTCGACATCTCCGATTTGAATGTCGTGAACATGAGGAATGTGCCGCCCACGCCCGCGAACTACGCACAACGCAGTGGTCGGGCAGGTCGAAGCGGACAACCGGCCTTTGTCTACACATACTGCGCGACTGGCAGCCCGCATGATTCCTACTACTTCAAACGAGCAACCCAGATGGTGGCGGGTGCTGTCGCTCCTCCACAACTCGACGTCGCCAACGAAGACCTGGTACGGAGCCATGTCCAGGCCATCTGGCTGTCAGAGTCAGGGCTGGATCTTGGCAAGTCCCTCGCGGATGTTCTGGACGTAACAGGCGACACACCTTCCTTGGAGATACTCCCGAGCATCCGTGAAAGGCTCAACTCTCCGATTGTTCGCAACAAGGCCCGGCAACGGGCGCAGCGACTTCTGGACTCCGTCGCTGGGCAACTTGAAGACGCCGACTGGTACTCCCCGGACTGGCTTGAACGCGTGCTGAACGCCGTACCACAGCAGTTCGAGAACGCTTGCCAGCGTTGGAAGGGCCTTTACCGCGCCGCGCTCGATCAGATGGCGAGGCAGAACAAGGTCCGGCGCGATGCTTCACGACAGCAGGATTGGAGGGAGGCGGAGCGCCTCTACAACGAAGCGAAGCAGCAGCTATCCCTGCTCGTAGATACCAAGAACCTCGCCCAGTCCGATTTCTACTCGTATCGATACTTTGCCTCCGAGGGCTTCCTGCCTGGCTACAATTTCCCACGTCTTCCACTGTCGGCCTACATCCCTGGGCGGCGTGGCAAGAAGGGGCGCGAGGAGTTCCTCTCCCGTCCGCGCTTTCTGGCGATCTCCGAGTTCGGTCCTCGATCCTTCATATACCACGAGGGCTCGCGTTACCTGGTGAATCGCGTGATCCTGCCTGTTGAGCGTAGCGATGACGAGGGTGAAGTCACCCTCACCCGCCGGGCGAAGGTCTGCGAGACATGCGGCTACATCCATCCCCTCGGCAAGGAGCCCGGCCCCGAGAAGTGCGACCGTTGCGGCTCACACCTCGGGCGCTGCTACGACAATCTCTTCCGCATGCAGAGCGTTGTTGGAAAACGCCGCGATCGCATCAATTGTGATGAGGAAGAGCGGTTCCGGCTCGGCTACCAGATCATCTCCGGCGTTCGGTTTGCCGAGTATGGCGGAGTGAGATCCCGCAAGATGGCTGAGATGCGGAGCCCATCCGGAGAGCTGCTCGCATCCATCCAGTACGGCCAGGCTGCAACCCTCTGGCGGATGAACGTTGGTTGGTCACGTTTCAAGGACAGTGAGAAGCAGAAGGGCTTTCTCCTGGATACGGAGCGTGGCTACTGGGCCAAGGACTCCCGAGTCGTCGAGGACGATGAGGACGATCCGCTGACGCCAAAGGTTCAGAAGGTCATTCCCTACGTCGAGGACCGCCGGAACTGCGTCCTGATCGAACCCACTGGAGACTTGGGCGATGCCGTCATTGCCTCGCTCCAAGCTGCCATGAAGAGCGCAGTCCAGCAGGAGTATCATCTGGAAGACAACGAGCTGGCTGCCGAAGGACTACCCAGCGTCGGACAGCGTCGAGTCATCCTCCTCTACGAAGCTGCCGAAGGCGGCGCTGGCGCTCTGCGCCGATTGGTCGAAGATCGTTCAGCTCTCCCGAGAATTGCTGCACGCGCCTTGGAACTCTGCCATTTCGATCCCGCAAGCGGCGATGACCTAAAGCGTGCTCCGAACGCGAAGGAAGACTGTGCCATCGCCTGCTATGACTGTCTTCTCTCGTACTACAACCAGCGCGACCACGAACTTCTGGATCGCCATGCGATTCGCGATGTTCTGATGAAGTGGCAGAAATCCGAAATGTTTCTGAGCAGCGGGGAGCTGACGCGGACGCAGCATCTTGAGGCTCTCAAGCGCCACTGCGATTCCAAGCTCGAACGAGACTGGCTGGACCTCTTGGAAGCTCACCAACTGCGTCTCCCAAGCCATGCCCAGCACTTGATCGCGGAATGCCACACAAAGCCTGACTTCTTCTACGAAGACCAGTCGCTGGCCGTCTACATTGATGGGCCTCCGCACGACTTTCCTGAGCGCCAGAGCAGAGACAAGGACAAGCAGTCCGCCCTGGAAAACCACGGATTCTGGGTCCTTCGTTTCCATCATCAGGACGACTGGCGTCAGAAGCTCGCCGAGCATCCCGAGGTCTTCGGCAAGCTGGAGGATCGATCATGA